A region of Candidatus Sysuiplasma jiujiangense DNA encodes the following proteins:
- the sepF gene encoding cell division protein SepF yields MAILKKKEYGKGDGSPVETAEFIDLTQMGFEGEGQVGAKTLIKVAEIYRYEDLGKLTANVFNGHILILDYTALSGDQLAMKRITNDLKLVARDVGGDVAGLGKSYFIVTPSGIKVDRNKIKGGF; encoded by the coding sequence GTGGCCATTCTGAAAAAGAAGGAATATGGCAAGGGTGACGGTTCACCCGTGGAAACTGCTGAATTCATTGATCTTACCCAGATGGGTTTCGAGGGAGAAGGGCAGGTCGGCGCAAAGACGCTAATCAAGGTTGCAGAGATCTACAGATATGAGGATCTGGGCAAACTGACGGCAAATGTCTTCAACGGCCACATACTCATACTGGATTACACCGCACTGTCAGGCGATCAGCTCGCCATGAAACGGATTACGAATGATCTGAAGCTTGTGGCCAGGGATGTGGGCGGGGATGTCGCGGGACTGGGAAAAAGCTACTTCATAGTAACACCGTCTGGAATCAAGGTTGACAGGAACAAGATAAAGGGCGGATTCTGA